From the Hevea brasiliensis isolate MT/VB/25A 57/8 chromosome 15, ASM3005281v1, whole genome shotgun sequence genome, one window contains:
- the LOC110632745 gene encoding protein TIFY 4B isoform X4, which produces MDAGVTSFPSILDKPLTQLTEEDISQLTREDCRKYLKEKGLRRPSWNKSQAIQQVISLKALLETSEDSGAGALRKILVSKPPEPSDRNNSAISGSLDEIAPCRQNDSPKSTPPGQLDCQAEEADDQAIASRSPGATDGLVGQLTIFYCGKVNVYDGVPSDKVMKPPFAWIPGDNSDSMLAFQCIQNMDLQAQAIMHLAASPIQSPLDDPIHRPAFSFPCHFQTPSDKHGLLSSNAAIAQTTLTEKTTEYSHQCREKANMTHDPEVHANRKMLLKKYLEKKKDRFKARKNAGPTSSGLETYLNHHMRMHTSNGQSTRSSTSSPPQPGVPLTLCSPGDDQPKFASFSVDLNEGRLHNSFPWHVL; this is translated from the exons ATGGACGCCGGCGTCACGTCATTCCCGTCAATACTCGACAAGCCCCTTACTCAGCTCACGGAAGAAGACATTTCCCAGCTCACCCGCGAAGATTGCCGCAAATACCTCAAAGAAAAAG GATTGCGGAGACCTTCTTGGAACAAATCACAAGCGATCCAGCAAGTAATCTCCCTCAAAGCACTCCTTGAAACTAGTGAAGATTCCGGCGCCGGTGCTCTCCGGAAAATCTTAGTTTCCAAACCACCG GAACCCAGTGATAGAAATAACAGTGCAATTTCTGGGTCTTTAGATGAGATAGCTCCGTGCCGGCAGAATGATTCTCCGAAATCCACTCCTCCAGGACAGTTGGATTGCCAAGCGGAAGAGGCAGATGATCAAGCTATTGCTTCCAG AAGTCCTGGTGCAACAGATGGATTAGTCGGGCAATTGACAATTTTCTATTGCGGAAAggtgaatgtgtatgatggagTCCCATCTGATAAGGTAATGAAGCCCCCCTTTGCATGGATACCTGGAGATAACTCTGATAGCATGTTGGCCTTCCAATGCATCCAAAATATGGATTTGCAGGCCCAGGCAATCATGCATCTTGCAGCAAGTCCAATTCAGTCACCTCTGGATGATCCAATTCATAGACCTGCATTTTCATTTCCATGTCATTTTCAGACCCCCAGTGATAAACATGGCCTTCTTTCTTCTAATGCTGCAATCGCTCAGACCACTCTAACAG AGAAGACAACAGAATATTCTCATCAGTGTAGGGAGAAAGCCAACATGACTCATGACCCTG AGGTTCATGCAAACCGAAAAATGTTGTTGAAGAAATATCTGGAGAAGAAAAAAGATAG ATTTAAGGCCAGGAAAAATGCGGGTCCTACTTCTTCTGGCTTGGAAACATATTTGAACCATCATATGAGGATGCATACCTCAAATGGACAATCAACCAGGAGCAGCACAAGCTCTCCGCCTCAGCCTGGAGTGCCACTTACCTTGTGTAGCCCAGGTGATGATCAACCAAAGTTTGCCAGTTTTTCTGTTGATCTTAATGAAGGTAGGCTGCATAATTCTTTTCCATGGCATGTTTTATGA
- the LOC110632745 gene encoding protein TIFY 4B isoform X6 translates to MDAGVTSFPSILDKPLTQLTEEDISQLTREDCRKYLKEKGLRRPSWNKSQAIQQVISLKALLETSEDSGAGALRKILVSKPPATSNSVDSIKEPSDRNNSAISGSLDEIAPCRQNDSPKSTPPGQLDCQAEEADDQAIASRSPGATDGLVGQLTIFYCGKVNVYDGVPSDKAQAIMHLAASPIQSPLDDPIHRPAFSFPCHFQTPSDKHGLLSSNAAIAQTTLTEKTTEYSHQCREKANMTHDPEVHANRKMLLKKYLEKKKDRFKARKNAGPTSSGLETYLNHHMRMHTSNGQSTRSSTSSPPQPGVPLTLCSPGDDQPKFASFSVDLNEGRLHNSFPWHVL, encoded by the exons ATGGACGCCGGCGTCACGTCATTCCCGTCAATACTCGACAAGCCCCTTACTCAGCTCACGGAAGAAGACATTTCCCAGCTCACCCGCGAAGATTGCCGCAAATACCTCAAAGAAAAAG GATTGCGGAGACCTTCTTGGAACAAATCACAAGCGATCCAGCAAGTAATCTCCCTCAAAGCACTCCTTGAAACTAGTGAAGATTCCGGCGCCGGTGCTCTCCGGAAAATCTTAGTTTCCAAACCACCG GCTACTTCAAATTCGGTTGATTCAATTAAGGAACCCAGTGATAGAAATAACAGTGCAATTTCTGGGTCTTTAGATGAGATAGCTCCGTGCCGGCAGAATGATTCTCCGAAATCCACTCCTCCAGGACAGTTGGATTGCCAAGCGGAAGAGGCAGATGATCAAGCTATTGCTTCCAG AAGTCCTGGTGCAACAGATGGATTAGTCGGGCAATTGACAATTTTCTATTGCGGAAAggtgaatgtgtatgatggagTCCCATCTGATAAG GCCCAGGCAATCATGCATCTTGCAGCAAGTCCAATTCAGTCACCTCTGGATGATCCAATTCATAGACCTGCATTTTCATTTCCATGTCATTTTCAGACCCCCAGTGATAAACATGGCCTTCTTTCTTCTAATGCTGCAATCGCTCAGACCACTCTAACAG AGAAGACAACAGAATATTCTCATCAGTGTAGGGAGAAAGCCAACATGACTCATGACCCTG AGGTTCATGCAAACCGAAAAATGTTGTTGAAGAAATATCTGGAGAAGAAAAAAGATAG ATTTAAGGCCAGGAAAAATGCGGGTCCTACTTCTTCTGGCTTGGAAACATATTTGAACCATCATATGAGGATGCATACCTCAAATGGACAATCAACCAGGAGCAGCACAAGCTCTCCGCCTCAGCCTGGAGTGCCACTTACCTTGTGTAGCCCAGGTGATGATCAACCAAAGTTTGCCAGTTTTTCTGTTGATCTTAATGAAGGTAGGCTGCATAATTCTTTTCCATGGCATGTTTTATGA
- the LOC110632745 gene encoding protein TIFY 4B isoform X5 yields the protein MDAGVTSFPSILDKPLTQLTEEDISQLTREDCRKYLKEKGLRRPSWNKSQAIQQVISLKALLETSEDSGAGALRKILVSKPPATSNSVDSIKEPSDRNNSAISGSLDEIAPCRQNDSPKSTPPGQLDCQAEEADDQAIASRSPGATDGLVGQLTIFYCGKVNVYDGVPSDKVMKPPFAWIPGDNSDSMLAFQCIQNMDLQAQAIMHLAASPIQSPLDDPIHRPAFSFPCHFQTPSDKHGLLSSNAAIAQTTLTEKTTEYSHQCREKANMTHDPEVHANRKMLLKKYLEKKKDRFKARKNAGPTSSGLETYLNHHMRMHTSNGQSTRSSTSSPPQPGVPLTLCSPDVQEG from the exons ATGGACGCCGGCGTCACGTCATTCCCGTCAATACTCGACAAGCCCCTTACTCAGCTCACGGAAGAAGACATTTCCCAGCTCACCCGCGAAGATTGCCGCAAATACCTCAAAGAAAAAG GATTGCGGAGACCTTCTTGGAACAAATCACAAGCGATCCAGCAAGTAATCTCCCTCAAAGCACTCCTTGAAACTAGTGAAGATTCCGGCGCCGGTGCTCTCCGGAAAATCTTAGTTTCCAAACCACCG GCTACTTCAAATTCGGTTGATTCAATTAAGGAACCCAGTGATAGAAATAACAGTGCAATTTCTGGGTCTTTAGATGAGATAGCTCCGTGCCGGCAGAATGATTCTCCGAAATCCACTCCTCCAGGACAGTTGGATTGCCAAGCGGAAGAGGCAGATGATCAAGCTATTGCTTCCAG AAGTCCTGGTGCAACAGATGGATTAGTCGGGCAATTGACAATTTTCTATTGCGGAAAggtgaatgtgtatgatggagTCCCATCTGATAAGGTAATGAAGCCCCCCTTTGCATGGATACCTGGAGATAACTCTGATAGCATGTTGGCCTTCCAATGCATCCAAAATATGGATTTGCAGGCCCAGGCAATCATGCATCTTGCAGCAAGTCCAATTCAGTCACCTCTGGATGATCCAATTCATAGACCTGCATTTTCATTTCCATGTCATTTTCAGACCCCCAGTGATAAACATGGCCTTCTTTCTTCTAATGCTGCAATCGCTCAGACCACTCTAACAG AGAAGACAACAGAATATTCTCATCAGTGTAGGGAGAAAGCCAACATGACTCATGACCCTG AGGTTCATGCAAACCGAAAAATGTTGTTGAAGAAATATCTGGAGAAGAAAAAAGATAG ATTTAAGGCCAGGAAAAATGCGGGTCCTACTTCTTCTGGCTTGGAAACATATTTGAACCATCATATGAGGATGCATACCTCAAATGGACAATCAACCAGGAGCAGCACAAGCTCTCCGCCTCAGCCTGGAGTGCCACTTACCTTGTGTAGCCCAG ATGTCCAAGAAGGTTGA
- the LOC110632745 gene encoding protein TIFY 4B isoform X2: MDAGVTSFPSILDKPLTQLTEEDISQLTREDCRKYLKEKGLRRPSWNKSQAIQQVISLKALLETSEDSGAGALRKILVSKPPATSNSVDSIKEPSDRNNSAISGSLDEIAPCRQNDSPKSTPPGQLDCQAEEADDQAIASSPGATDGLVGQLTIFYCGKVNVYDGVPSDKVMKPPFAWIPGDNSDSMLAFQCIQNMDLQAQAIMHLAASPIQSPLDDPIHRPAFSFPCHFQTPSDKHGLLSSNAAIAQTTLTEKTTEYSHQCREKANMTHDPEVHANRKMLLKKYLEKKKDRFKARKNAGPTSSGLETYLNHHMRMHTSNGQSTRSSTSSPPQPGVPLTLCSPGDDQPKFASFSVDLNEGRLHNSFPWHVL; the protein is encoded by the exons ATGGACGCCGGCGTCACGTCATTCCCGTCAATACTCGACAAGCCCCTTACTCAGCTCACGGAAGAAGACATTTCCCAGCTCACCCGCGAAGATTGCCGCAAATACCTCAAAGAAAAAG GATTGCGGAGACCTTCTTGGAACAAATCACAAGCGATCCAGCAAGTAATCTCCCTCAAAGCACTCCTTGAAACTAGTGAAGATTCCGGCGCCGGTGCTCTCCGGAAAATCTTAGTTTCCAAACCACCG GCTACTTCAAATTCGGTTGATTCAATTAAGGAACCCAGTGATAGAAATAACAGTGCAATTTCTGGGTCTTTAGATGAGATAGCTCCGTGCCGGCAGAATGATTCTCCGAAATCCACTCCTCCAGGACAGTTGGATTGCCAAGCGGAAGAGGCAGATGATCAAGCTATTGCTTCCAG TCCTGGTGCAACAGATGGATTAGTCGGGCAATTGACAATTTTCTATTGCGGAAAggtgaatgtgtatgatggagTCCCATCTGATAAGGTAATGAAGCCCCCCTTTGCATGGATACCTGGAGATAACTCTGATAGCATGTTGGCCTTCCAATGCATCCAAAATATGGATTTGCAGGCCCAGGCAATCATGCATCTTGCAGCAAGTCCAATTCAGTCACCTCTGGATGATCCAATTCATAGACCTGCATTTTCATTTCCATGTCATTTTCAGACCCCCAGTGATAAACATGGCCTTCTTTCTTCTAATGCTGCAATCGCTCAGACCACTCTAACAG AGAAGACAACAGAATATTCTCATCAGTGTAGGGAGAAAGCCAACATGACTCATGACCCTG AGGTTCATGCAAACCGAAAAATGTTGTTGAAGAAATATCTGGAGAAGAAAAAAGATAG ATTTAAGGCCAGGAAAAATGCGGGTCCTACTTCTTCTGGCTTGGAAACATATTTGAACCATCATATGAGGATGCATACCTCAAATGGACAATCAACCAGGAGCAGCACAAGCTCTCCGCCTCAGCCTGGAGTGCCACTTACCTTGTGTAGCCCAGGTGATGATCAACCAAAGTTTGCCAGTTTTTCTGTTGATCTTAATGAAGGTAGGCTGCATAATTCTTTTCCATGGCATGTTTTATGA
- the LOC110632745 gene encoding protein TIFY 4B isoform X1: MDAGVTSFPSILDKPLTQLTEEDISQLTREDCRKYLKEKGLRRPSWNKSQAIQQVISLKALLETSEDSGAGALRKILVSKPPATSNSVDSIKEPSDRNNSAISGSLDEIAPCRQNDSPKSTPPGQLDCQAEEADDQAIASRSPGATDGLVGQLTIFYCGKVNVYDGVPSDKVMKPPFAWIPGDNSDSMLAFQCIQNMDLQAQAIMHLAASPIQSPLDDPIHRPAFSFPCHFQTPSDKHGLLSSNAAIAQTTLTEKTTEYSHQCREKANMTHDPEVHANRKMLLKKYLEKKKDRFKARKNAGPTSSGLETYLNHHMRMHTSNGQSTRSSTSSPPQPGVPLTLCSPGDDQPKFASFSVDLNEGRLHNSFPWHVL, encoded by the exons ATGGACGCCGGCGTCACGTCATTCCCGTCAATACTCGACAAGCCCCTTACTCAGCTCACGGAAGAAGACATTTCCCAGCTCACCCGCGAAGATTGCCGCAAATACCTCAAAGAAAAAG GATTGCGGAGACCTTCTTGGAACAAATCACAAGCGATCCAGCAAGTAATCTCCCTCAAAGCACTCCTTGAAACTAGTGAAGATTCCGGCGCCGGTGCTCTCCGGAAAATCTTAGTTTCCAAACCACCG GCTACTTCAAATTCGGTTGATTCAATTAAGGAACCCAGTGATAGAAATAACAGTGCAATTTCTGGGTCTTTAGATGAGATAGCTCCGTGCCGGCAGAATGATTCTCCGAAATCCACTCCTCCAGGACAGTTGGATTGCCAAGCGGAAGAGGCAGATGATCAAGCTATTGCTTCCAG AAGTCCTGGTGCAACAGATGGATTAGTCGGGCAATTGACAATTTTCTATTGCGGAAAggtgaatgtgtatgatggagTCCCATCTGATAAGGTAATGAAGCCCCCCTTTGCATGGATACCTGGAGATAACTCTGATAGCATGTTGGCCTTCCAATGCATCCAAAATATGGATTTGCAGGCCCAGGCAATCATGCATCTTGCAGCAAGTCCAATTCAGTCACCTCTGGATGATCCAATTCATAGACCTGCATTTTCATTTCCATGTCATTTTCAGACCCCCAGTGATAAACATGGCCTTCTTTCTTCTAATGCTGCAATCGCTCAGACCACTCTAACAG AGAAGACAACAGAATATTCTCATCAGTGTAGGGAGAAAGCCAACATGACTCATGACCCTG AGGTTCATGCAAACCGAAAAATGTTGTTGAAGAAATATCTGGAGAAGAAAAAAGATAG ATTTAAGGCCAGGAAAAATGCGGGTCCTACTTCTTCTGGCTTGGAAACATATTTGAACCATCATATGAGGATGCATACCTCAAATGGACAATCAACCAGGAGCAGCACAAGCTCTCCGCCTCAGCCTGGAGTGCCACTTACCTTGTGTAGCCCAGGTGATGATCAACCAAAGTTTGCCAGTTTTTCTGTTGATCTTAATGAAGGTAGGCTGCATAATTCTTTTCCATGGCATGTTTTATGA
- the LOC110632745 gene encoding protein TIFY 4B isoform X3: protein MDAGVTSFPSILDKPLTQLTEEDISQLTREDCRKYLKEKGLRRPSWNKSQAIQQVISLKALLETSEDSGAGALRKILVSKPPATSNSVDSIKEPSDRNNSAISGSLDEIAPCRQNDSPKSTPPGQLDCQAEEADDQAIASRSPGATDGLVGQLTIFYCGKVNVYDGVPSDKVMKPPFAWIPGDNSDSMLAFQCIQNMDLQAQAIMHLAASPIQSPLDDPIHRPAFSFPCHFQTPSDKHGLLSSNAAIAQTTLTEKTTEYSHQCREKANMTHDPEVHANRKMLLKKYLEKKKDRFKARKNAGPTSSGLETYLNHHMRMHTSNGQSTRSSTSSPPQPGVPLTLCSPGDDQPKFASFSVDLNEDVQEG from the exons ATGGACGCCGGCGTCACGTCATTCCCGTCAATACTCGACAAGCCCCTTACTCAGCTCACGGAAGAAGACATTTCCCAGCTCACCCGCGAAGATTGCCGCAAATACCTCAAAGAAAAAG GATTGCGGAGACCTTCTTGGAACAAATCACAAGCGATCCAGCAAGTAATCTCCCTCAAAGCACTCCTTGAAACTAGTGAAGATTCCGGCGCCGGTGCTCTCCGGAAAATCTTAGTTTCCAAACCACCG GCTACTTCAAATTCGGTTGATTCAATTAAGGAACCCAGTGATAGAAATAACAGTGCAATTTCTGGGTCTTTAGATGAGATAGCTCCGTGCCGGCAGAATGATTCTCCGAAATCCACTCCTCCAGGACAGTTGGATTGCCAAGCGGAAGAGGCAGATGATCAAGCTATTGCTTCCAG AAGTCCTGGTGCAACAGATGGATTAGTCGGGCAATTGACAATTTTCTATTGCGGAAAggtgaatgtgtatgatggagTCCCATCTGATAAGGTAATGAAGCCCCCCTTTGCATGGATACCTGGAGATAACTCTGATAGCATGTTGGCCTTCCAATGCATCCAAAATATGGATTTGCAGGCCCAGGCAATCATGCATCTTGCAGCAAGTCCAATTCAGTCACCTCTGGATGATCCAATTCATAGACCTGCATTTTCATTTCCATGTCATTTTCAGACCCCCAGTGATAAACATGGCCTTCTTTCTTCTAATGCTGCAATCGCTCAGACCACTCTAACAG AGAAGACAACAGAATATTCTCATCAGTGTAGGGAGAAAGCCAACATGACTCATGACCCTG AGGTTCATGCAAACCGAAAAATGTTGTTGAAGAAATATCTGGAGAAGAAAAAAGATAG ATTTAAGGCCAGGAAAAATGCGGGTCCTACTTCTTCTGGCTTGGAAACATATTTGAACCATCATATGAGGATGCATACCTCAAATGGACAATCAACCAGGAGCAGCACAAGCTCTCCGCCTCAGCCTGGAGTGCCACTTACCTTGTGTAGCCCAGGTGATGATCAACCAAAGTTTGCCAGTTTTTCTGTTGATCTTAATGAAG ATGTCCAAGAAGGTTGA
- the LOC110632745 gene encoding protein TIFY 4B isoform X7 — translation MDAGVTSFPSILDKPLTQLTEEDISQLTREDCRKYLKEKGLRRPSWNKSQAIQQVISLKALLETSEDSGAGALRKILVSKPPATSNSVDSIKEPSDRNNSAISGSLDEIAPCRQNDSPKSTPPGQLDCQAEEADDQAIASSPGATDGLVGQLTIFYCGKVNVYDGVPSDKAQAIMHLAASPIQSPLDDPIHRPAFSFPCHFQTPSDKHGLLSSNAAIAQTTLTEKTTEYSHQCREKANMTHDPEVHANRKMLLKKYLEKKKDRFKARKNAGPTSSGLETYLNHHMRMHTSNGQSTRSSTSSPPQPGVPLTLCSPGDDQPKFASFSVDLNEGRLHNSFPWHVL, via the exons ATGGACGCCGGCGTCACGTCATTCCCGTCAATACTCGACAAGCCCCTTACTCAGCTCACGGAAGAAGACATTTCCCAGCTCACCCGCGAAGATTGCCGCAAATACCTCAAAGAAAAAG GATTGCGGAGACCTTCTTGGAACAAATCACAAGCGATCCAGCAAGTAATCTCCCTCAAAGCACTCCTTGAAACTAGTGAAGATTCCGGCGCCGGTGCTCTCCGGAAAATCTTAGTTTCCAAACCACCG GCTACTTCAAATTCGGTTGATTCAATTAAGGAACCCAGTGATAGAAATAACAGTGCAATTTCTGGGTCTTTAGATGAGATAGCTCCGTGCCGGCAGAATGATTCTCCGAAATCCACTCCTCCAGGACAGTTGGATTGCCAAGCGGAAGAGGCAGATGATCAAGCTATTGCTTCCAG TCCTGGTGCAACAGATGGATTAGTCGGGCAATTGACAATTTTCTATTGCGGAAAggtgaatgtgtatgatggagTCCCATCTGATAAG GCCCAGGCAATCATGCATCTTGCAGCAAGTCCAATTCAGTCACCTCTGGATGATCCAATTCATAGACCTGCATTTTCATTTCCATGTCATTTTCAGACCCCCAGTGATAAACATGGCCTTCTTTCTTCTAATGCTGCAATCGCTCAGACCACTCTAACAG AGAAGACAACAGAATATTCTCATCAGTGTAGGGAGAAAGCCAACATGACTCATGACCCTG AGGTTCATGCAAACCGAAAAATGTTGTTGAAGAAATATCTGGAGAAGAAAAAAGATAG ATTTAAGGCCAGGAAAAATGCGGGTCCTACTTCTTCTGGCTTGGAAACATATTTGAACCATCATATGAGGATGCATACCTCAAATGGACAATCAACCAGGAGCAGCACAAGCTCTCCGCCTCAGCCTGGAGTGCCACTTACCTTGTGTAGCCCAGGTGATGATCAACCAAAGTTTGCCAGTTTTTCTGTTGATCTTAATGAAGGTAGGCTGCATAATTCTTTTCCATGGCATGTTTTATGA